One genomic window of Mercenaria mercenaria strain notata chromosome 2, MADL_Memer_1, whole genome shotgun sequence includes the following:
- the LOC123565077 gene encoding LOW QUALITY PROTEIN: uncharacterized protein LOC123565077 (The sequence of the model RefSeq protein was modified relative to this genomic sequence to represent the inferred CDS: inserted 1 base in 1 codon), whose product MSKGKILFVVTNDGRKLGPDGNTTGWYLPEVAHPYDVLTKEGYEIDYVSPKGGEAPMDVGSGKMFKDDICQAFLKDEVQVSKLKNTHTAAQINAADYKALFYAGGHGPMFDLQTXLDIAELAAKIYKQGGVLSAVCHGTVGFVPVKVDGNSLVDKQTVTCFTNAEEDEVGLSKAMPFMLETKLKELGAIFKGGKNWDCNVQVSGKLITGQNPASATEVGKQMVILLAK is encoded by the exons ATGTCAAAGGGGAAAATTCTGTTTGTCGTGACCAATGATGGCAGAAAGCTTGGACCCGATGGAAACACAACAGGCTGGTATTTACCAGAAGTTGCTCATCCCTACGATGTCCTGACGAAGGAAGGGTATGAAATAGACTATGTCAGCCCAAAGGGCGGAGAAGCACCAATG GACGTGGGCAGCGGAAAAATGTTCAAAGATGATATATGTCAAGCTTTCTTGAAAGATGAAGTACAAGTATCCAAGCTTAAAAATACACATACTGCAGCACAGATTAACGCGGC GGATTACAAGGCTTTATTCTACGCCGGAGGACACGGTCCTATGTTCGATCTACAGA CATTGGATATCGCTGAGTTAGCTGCCAAAATCTACAAACAAGGAGGAGTCCTGAGCGCAGTTTGTCACGGAACTGTTG GCTTTGTTCCGGTAAAAGTAGATGGCAATTCACTAGTAGATAAGCAGACTGTAACATGTTTCACCAATGCAGAGGAAGACGAAGTTGGATTGTCGAAAGCTATGCctttcatgttagaaacaaaGCTGAAGGAATTAGGTGCCATatttaaagggggaaaaaactGGGACTGCAATGTTCAG GTTAGTGGAAAGTTGATCACGGGTCAGAATCCTGCATCTGCTACAGAAGTGGGAAAACAGATGGTGATATTGCTCGCAAAATAA
- the LOC123565076 gene encoding uncharacterized protein LOC123565076, translating into MAIDTEITPIQSFEITPETLEFTTGADTRNIGIKHFLCLRRTLPKTRLSQAILYENVSYRRQLSMKMDSMQKDRLRNAQVLESNMRAFRQTQKRKQQKWKRVDEIRLSNMNLPCVHLKSEEERPKSGKIMYRMSEFKPEGEKQESPQPVLPKMNLTVRREQTEIITHREKTFMTRFPEIINIDQALLDRHNNYCGKHLLEDGGSGQDGRFSRFVGALSPAKVDPNEYPFENLKSYSRLHKYDPTKDDRQTPRSARVVPKSHQQNLKDEVAKRFEAIKSRENTFYADETESSTDRSQKTGALQRQTGRFQKRGELQ; encoded by the exons ATGGCTATCGATACAGAAATAACGCCTATTCAGAGCTTTGAAATAACTCCGGAAACTCTTGAATTTACAACCGGAGCGGATACAAGAAATATTGGCATAAAACATTTTCTATGTCTGCGTCGAACACTTCCGAAGACGCGTCTGTCACAGGCGATCTTGTACGAAAATGTGAGTTACAGACGACAACTGTCGATGAAGATGGACTCAATGCAAAAGGACAGACTCAGGAACGCACAGGTGCTTGAATCAAATATGAGAGCGTTCAGACAAACACAGAAACGGaaacaacaaaaatggaagcGAGTAGACGAAATTCGTCTATCAAATATGAACTTGCCCTGCGTCCATCTTAAGAGCGAAGAGGAACGCCCGAAAAGTGGCAAAATTATGTACCGAATGTCAGAATTCAAACCGGAAGGCGAAAAACAAGAATCCCCACAGCCTGTTCTGCCGAAAATGAACTTGACTGTTAGACGTGAACAGACAGAAATAATAACTCATAGGGAAAAGACTTTTATGACAAGATTTCCGGAAATAATAAACATTGATCAAGCACTTCTAGACAGACATAATAATTACTGTGGAAAGCATCTGTTGGAAGACGGAGGATCTGGACAAGACGGACGATTTAGTAGATTTGTTGGCGCATTGTCTCCCGCTAAAGTCGATCCTAATGAATATCCGTTCGAGAATCTGAAATCATACAGTCGTCTGCATAAGTATGATCCTACGAAAGACGATAGGCAGACACCTAGATCTGCAAGAGTTGTTCCAAAATCTCATCAACAGAATTTAAAAGACGAAGTCGCAAAAAGGTTCGAAGCCATCAAATCTCGCGAGAACACGTTTTATGCAGACGAGACAGAATCCTCCACAGATCGATCGCAGAAGACAGGAGCCCTTCAGAGACAGACGGGACGATTTCAGAAAAGAG GTGAACTCCAATAA
- the LOC123563020 gene encoding octopamine receptor 1-like, producing the protein MLGETSVERVLMILQTIVFLMSCSGNAIVVLVIWKYLRRRAVTNKFIVNLAVADMFTGVASLSQILYTFVPSLNDNLYTCLLRYNVVIFMTLTSQLTVTFTTFDRYIAICYPTKYMDIMTPKVAQFLILISWMYPCIISILPFSGLNNWNTHLVCVFQQVVKTWQLLWMALTLWIFTIVTVAMYGLILRKACTVYNQVRPSIGSVVLVRTVEIERNKMENKYRTEKMASVLRGAKALAAVTLVFSLCWLPYTYFQLRAFINSEYIYSREWDIATWIVFLGMANSVMNPFIYAWQRKDFNQACKRLFSCKAPLPRQPARNGSYSVRGVF; encoded by the coding sequence ATGCTTGGAGAAACTTCGGTTGAGAGAGTTCTTATGATTTTACAGACAATAGTCTTTTTGATGTCGTGTTCCGGAAACGCTATCGTTGTCTTGGTGATATGGAAATATTTGCGCCGTCGGGCTGTTACAAATAAGTTCATTGTTAATCTTGCCGTTGCCGACATGTTTACAGGTGTTGCTTCACTATCACAGATTTTGtacacatttgtgccaagtttgaaTGACAATTTGTACACTTGTCTTCTCAGATACAATGTCGTTATAttcatgaccttgacctcacAGCTTACAGTGACCTTCACAACATTTGACCGGTACATTGCGATTTGTTATCCAACAAAGTATATGGATATTATGACTCCGAAAGTTGcacagtttttaattttaatttcgtGGATGTATCCTTGCATAATAAGTATTCTTCCTTTTAGTGGACTAAACAACTGGAACACTCATTTAGTATGCGTGTTCCAGCAAGTTGTGAAAACGTGGCAATTACTTTGGATGGCCTTGACATTGTGGATCTTTACCATAGTTACCGTTGCTATGTACGGTCTCATTCTAAGGAAAGCATGCACTGTTTACAACCAAGTACGCCCTTCGATTGGGTCTGTAGTATTAGTAAGGACAGTAGAAATCGagagaaacaaaatggagaataaaTATAGAACGGAAAAGATGGCGAGCGTTCTCCGAGGCGCAAAGGCTTTGGCTGCGGTTACACTCGTATTCTCACTCTGCTGGCTGCCGTACACTTATTTCCAGTTACGTGCCTTCATAAATTCGGAGTATATTTATTCACGGGAGTGGGACATTGCCACGTGGATTGTATTTCTTGGGATGGCTAACAGTGTAATGAACCCTTTCATTTATGCCTGGCAGCGAAAAGACTTCAATCAAGCATGTAAACGGTTGTTTTCGTGCAAAGCGCCTTTACCTCGGCAACCTGCGAGGAACGGCTCATACAGCGTACGTGGTGTTTTCTAA